A window of Bradyrhizobium diazoefficiens genomic DNA:
CGCGTCAGTGCAACAGTTCTTCATGATGCCCGATGTCGCCCAGCTGGAGGCCGCTTTCGGCCGCCACGGCCTCGACGTGTCAAAGACCATCGTGCTCTACAGCATCGGCACCATGATGTGGGCGACGCGGTTCTGGTGGATGCTGCGCTCGCTCGGCGTGGATGCCCATGTGCTCGATGGCGGCTTCGACAAATGGAAGGAAGAGGGACGGCCGGTGGAGACCGGCACGGCGAAGGGATATCCAGCTACGACGTTCAACGCCACACCGCGCGCGGGCTTCTTCGTCGACAAGAACATCGTGAAGGCGCGGATCGGCGATCCCTCGACGGTCATCGTCAATGCGCTCGGACCGCAGTTTCATCGCGGCCTCGAGCCGAGCCGCTACGGCCGGCCCGGCCGCGTTCCCGCCAGCGTCAATGTTCCCGCCGCAACGCTCGTCAACGCCGACAAGACGCTGACGAATCTTGCGGGTGCGGAAGCGAAATTCGCGGCCCAGGGCATCACGCGCGACAAGACGGTGATCTGCTATTGCGGCGGCGGCATCTCGGCGACGATCGACCTGTTCCTGCTGACGCAGCTTGGCTACGACAAACTGGCGCTCTACGATGCCTCGATGGGCGAATGGGCGAGGGATCCGGCGCTGCCGATCGAGACGGATTAGGGAAGCGTGAGAAAGCCGGGAACCTTTCCTCGGGGCCTGCATCCAATGTCTGGAACCAATGGAGATAGGGTGCCCGCCATGCCAGGGACCGCAGCCGGCCTGTCCGCCGGCGTCAGGACGTCGGAAGCCGAGCTAATCGAACGGGCGCGGCGCCGGGACGAGGCCGCGCTCCGCGAGATCATGCAGGCCAACAACCGCAGACTCTATCGCCTCGCCCGGGGAATCCTGCGCAGCGATAGTGAGGCCGAGGACGTGGTGCAGGAGACCTATGTCCGCGCCTTCACCCATCTCGACGGTTTCCGCGGCGAATCCGGGCTGTCGACCTGGCTGTCGCGCATCGCCATCAACGAAGCGCTCGGCCGGGTGCGAAGCGCAAAGCCGCATGTCGAGCTCGGTGTGGTGCCGGAAGAGGCGCTCGAGGCGCAGATCATCAAATTCCCCGTTTCTCCCGCAGGCGATCCGGAAAGGACCATGGCCCAACGTGAAATCCAGCGCGTCGTCGAACGCGCCATCGACGAGTTGCCGGATGTTTTTCGCATGGTCTTTGTCGCGCGGGTCATGGAAGGAATGAACATCGAGGAGACCGCCGATCTGCTCGGCGTGAAGCCCGAGACCGTGAAGACCAGGCTGCATCGCGCCCGCACCATGCTGCGCGAGAATGTCGAGAAGGAGATCGGTCCGGTGATGATGGACGCGTTCCCGTTCGCCGGCTGGCGATGCGAGCGCCTGACGGAGGCGGTGCTGAAACGTATCGGAATCGGCGGCTGAAGATTTTCGGGAACGTTCGCGCAAAACTTCCATCCAATTCCTGTGAAGCAACGCCGGGAAACCGTCCGGCACCACAGGAGTATCAAACCATGTTCACCCGACGGAGCGCGGCCATCGCCGCGGCAATGCTGTTGTCGAGTCCCGCGCTGCTGCAAAGCGCCAGCGCAGCCGACAAGCTTACCGATCCGCAGATCGCCCATATCGCCTACACCGCGAGCGTGATCGACATCAATGCCGCCAAGCAGGCGCAGAAGAAGGCGAAGAACAAGGACGTGAAGGCGTTTGCCGAGGACATGCTGCGCGACCACGAGGCCGTCAACAAGCAGGCGCTCGCGCTGGTCAAGAAGCTGAACGTCACGCCGGAAGACAACGACACCAGCAAGGCGCTGTCGAAGCAGGCGCGCGACAAGCTCGCCGAGCTCAGCAAGCTGAACGGTGCTGCTTTCGACAAGGCCTATGTCGCGAACGAGGTCGCGTATCACAAGCAGGTCAACAGCGCGCTGGAGACGCAGCTGATTCCGTCGGCCAGCAATCCCGAATTGAAGAGCTTTCTGCAGACCGGCCTGAAGATTTTCCAGGGACACCAGCAGCACGCCGAGCACCTCGCGGCCGAGCTGAAATAGGAAGAGGCGATGATGTCGGAGCGACTGCTATCGATCGCCATAGCGCTTGTTCTTGCGGCGACGGTCGCCCCGGCGCACGCCGAGACCATCGTGATCACGATGGAGAATCTCGAGATTGCTCCTGCCGACGTATCGGCGAAGGTCGGTGACACCATCGAATGGATCAACAAGGACGTCTTCGCGCACACCGCCACTGCAGAGAATGGTGACTTCGACGTGACATTGCCGCCGAAGAAATCGGCGACATCGGTTCTGAAGAAACCGGGAGCGATCGAGTATTACTGCCGCTATCACCCCAACATGAAAGCGAGGCTCAAGGTCGGGCCATGAGCAGGGAACACGTTCCCGGTCGCAGCGGGGCCATTTCGAGAAAAGTCTATTGTCTCGCCAGCGTGACCGAGAATTCGCCGTTGCGGATACGGCCGGGGAAACCCTCGACGAACTTGGCGA
This region includes:
- a CDS encoding sulfurtransferase gives rise to the protein MSQSALITTEQLAAMLGDPNLRLYDCTTYNEPVPPGSDVPYRAVPGDKTFEAGHIPGADFLDLQGEFSDASVQQFFMMPDVAQLEAAFGRHGLDVSKTIVLYSIGTMMWATRFWWMLRSLGVDAHVLDGGFDKWKEEGRPVETGTAKGYPATTFNATPRAGFFVDKNIVKARIGDPSTVIVNALGPQFHRGLEPSRYGRPGRVPASVNVPAATLVNADKTLTNLAGAEAKFAAQGITRDKTVICYCGGGISATIDLFLLTQLGYDKLALYDASMGEWARDPALPIETD
- a CDS encoding RNA polymerase sigma factor, with protein sequence MPGTAAGLSAGVRTSEAELIERARRRDEAALREIMQANNRRLYRLARGILRSDSEAEDVVQETYVRAFTHLDGFRGESGLSTWLSRIAINEALGRVRSAKPHVELGVVPEEALEAQIIKFPVSPAGDPERTMAQREIQRVVERAIDELPDVFRMVFVARVMEGMNIEETADLLGVKPETVKTRLHRARTMLRENVEKEIGPVMMDAFPFAGWRCERLTEAVLKRIGIGG
- a CDS encoding cupredoxin domain-containing protein — protein: MMSERLLSIAIALVLAATVAPAHAETIVITMENLEIAPADVSAKVGDTIEWINKDVFAHTATAENGDFDVTLPPKKSATSVLKKPGAIEYYCRYHPNMKARLKVGP
- a CDS encoding DUF4142 domain-containing protein; this translates as MFTRRSAAIAAAMLLSSPALLQSASAADKLTDPQIAHIAYTASVIDINAAKQAQKKAKNKDVKAFAEDMLRDHEAVNKQALALVKKLNVTPEDNDTSKALSKQARDKLAELSKLNGAAFDKAYVANEVAYHKQVNSALETQLIPSASNPELKSFLQTGLKIFQGHQQHAEHLAAELK